The Acomys russatus chromosome 1, mAcoRus1.1, whole genome shotgun sequence genome has a window encoding:
- the Lrrn3 gene encoding leucine-rich repeat neuronal protein 3, whose protein sequence is MKDMPLHIHVLLGLAITTLVQAVDKKVDCPQLCTCEIRPWFTPRSTYMEASTVDCNDLGLFNFPARLPADTQILLLQTNNIARIEHSTDFPVNLTGLDLSQNNLSSVTNINVQKMSQLLSVYLEENKLTELPEKCLYGLSNLQELYINHNLLSTISPGAFIGLHNLLRLHLNSNRLQMISSKWFDALPNLEILMLGDNPIISIKDMNFHPLLKLRSLVIAGINLTEIPDDALVGLENLESISFYDNRLTKVPQVALQKVVNLKFLDLNKNPINRIRRGDFSNMLHLKELGINNMPELVSIDSLAVDNLPDLRKIEATNNPRLSYIHPNAFFRLPKLESLMLNSNALSALYRGTIESLPNLKEISIHSNPIRCDCVIRWINMNKTNIRFMEPDSLFCVDPPEFQGQNVRQVHFRDMMEICLPLIAPESFPSNLDVEADSYVSLHCRATAEPQPEIYWITPSGQKLLPNTLREKFYVHSEGTLDISGITPKEGGLYTCIATNLVGADLKSIMIKVGGSVPQDNNGSLDVKIRDIQANSVLVSWKASSKILKSSVKWTAFVKTEDSHAAQSARIPSDVKVYNLTHLKPSTEYKICIDIPTIHQKSRKQCVNVTTKSLDHDGKEYEKRHTVLMVCLGGFLGILGVMCLFSCISQEVNREGEHSYAVNHFSKPALAFSELYPPLVNLWESDKGKGVSVEVKATALGVPTNMC, encoded by the coding sequence ATGAAGGACATGCCACTCCATATTCATGTGCTACTTGGCCTAGCTATCACTACACTAGTACAGGCTGTAGATAAAAAAGTGGATTGCCCACAATTATGTACATGTGAAATCAGGCCTTGGTTTACCCCCAGATCCACCTATATGGAAGCATCAACAGTGGACTGTAATGACTTAGGGCTTTTCAACTTCCCAGCCAGGTTGCCTGCAGACACACAGATTCTGCTCCTACAGACAAACAATATTGCAAGGATTGAACATTCCACAGACTTCCCAGTAAACCTGACTGGCCTGGACTTATCTCAAAACAATTTATCTTCAGTCACCAATATTAATGTGCAAAAGATGTCACAGCTTCTTTCTGTGTACCTAGAGGAAAACAAGCTAACTGAGCTGCCTGAAAAGTGTCTGTATGGACTGAGCAATTTACAGGAACTCTATATTAATCACAACCTCCTTTCTACTATTTCGCCGGGCGCCTTTATTGGCCTCCACAACCTTCTTCGACTTCATCTCAATTCCAATAGGCTGCAGATGATCAGCAGTAAGTGGTTTGATGCTCTTCCCAACCTAGAGATTCTGATGCTTGGGGACAACCCCATCATCAGCATCAAAGACATGAACTTCCACCCGCTTCTCAAGCTTCGTAGTCTGGTAATAGCTGGCATAAATCTCACGGAAATACCAGATGATGCCTTGGTTGGACTGGAAAACTTGGAAAGTATCTCTTTTTATGATAATAGGCTTACTAAGGTACCCCAGGTTGCTCTTCAAAAAGTTGTAAACCTCAAGTTTTTGGATCTAAATAAAAATCCTATTAACAGAATACGAAGGGGTGATTTTAGCAATATGCTACACTTGAAGGAGCTAGGGATAAACAACATGCCTGAACTCGTCTCCATTGACAGTCTTGCTGTGGATAACTTGCCagatttaagaaaaatagaagcTACTAACAACCCCAGGTTGTCTTACATTCACCCTAATGCATTTTTCAGACTCCCCAAGCTAGAATCCCTCATGCTCAACAGCAACGCCCTCAGTGCCCTCTACCGTGGAACCATAGAGTCTTTGCCCAACCTCAAGGAAATCAGCATACACAGCAATCCCATCCGGTGTGACTGTGTAATCCGCTGGATTAACATGAACAAAACCAACATTCGGTTTATGGAACCAGATTCTCTATTCTGCGTGGACCCACCTGAATTCCAAGGCCAGAATGTTCGGCAAGTGCATTTCAGGGATATGATGGAAATTTGCCTCCCTCTTATAGCTCCTGAGAGCTTTCCTTCCAATTTGGATGTAGAAGCTGACAGCTATGTGTCCCTTCACTGCAGAGCTACTGCAGAACCCCAGCCTGAAATCTACTGGATCACACCTTCTGGTCAAAAACTACTGCCAAATACTCTGCGAGAGAAGTTCTATGTTCACTCTGAAGGGACCCTAGACATAAGTGGCATCACCCCAAAGGAAGGGGGGCTATACACTTGCATAGCAACTAACCTCGTTGGTGCTGACTTAAAGTCCATTATGATCAAAGTGGGAGGTTCTGTTCCTCAGGATAATAATGGGTCACTGGATGTTAAAATAAGAGATATTCAGGCCAACTCTGTTCTGGTGTCTTGGAAAGCGAGCTCTAAAATTCTCAAATCCAGTGTTAAGTGGACAGCTTTTGTCAAGACTGAAGACTCTCATGCAGCCCAAAGTGCTCGGATACCATCTGATGTCAAGGTATATAATCTTACTCATCTGAAACCATCAACTGAGTACAAAATTTGTATTGATATTCCCACCATCCAtcagaaaagcagaaaacaatgtGTGAATGTCACCACAAAAAGTTTGGACCACGatggaaaagaatatgaaaagagGCACACAGTACTTATGGTCTGCCTTGGAGGCTTTCTGGGGATCCTTGGTGTGATGTGTCTTTTTAGCTGCATCTCACAAGAAGTGAACCGAGAGGGTGAACACAGCTATGCTGTGAATCACTTTTCCAAGCCAGCCCTGGCATTCAGTGAGCTTTACCCTCCTCTAGTCAACCTCTGGGAATCCGACAAAGGAAAAGGTGTGTCGGTGGAAGTAAAAGCAACTGCTTTAGGCGTGCCGACAAATATGTGCTAA